A single genomic interval of Camelina sativa cultivar DH55 chromosome 11, Cs, whole genome shotgun sequence harbors:
- the LOC104721897 gene encoding probable polyamine oxidase 5: MTKKARIVIIGAGMAGLTAANKLYTSSNDMFELSVVEGGSRIGGRINTSEFSSEKIEMGATWIHGIGGSPVYRIAKETGSLVSDEPWECMGSSIDKAKTFAEGGFEVEPPVVESVSGLFNALMELAQGKEISQSDSDLARFSGIYETATRVCSSPTSVGSFLKSGFDAYWDSSISNGGDGVKGYYGKWSRKSLQEAIFTMFSNTQRTYTSADDLSTLDFAAESEYQMFPGEEITIAKGYLSVIKHLASVLPQGVIQLNRKVRKIEWQSNEDGLVKLHFSDGSVVFADHVIVTVSLGVLKAGIESDAELFSPPLPDFKSDAIKRLGYGVVNKLFVEMSQRHFPSLQLVFDREDSEFRFVKIPWWMRRTATISPIHRNSKVLLSWFAGKEALELEKLTDEEIIEGVTTTISCLTGKEVKKDAAKTLTNGSLNDGGEVMKITKVLKSKWGSDPLFRGSYSYVAVGSSGDDLDAMAEPLPKINKKVGQVNGHDHQAKVHELQLMFAGEATHRTHYSTTHGAYYSGLREANRLLKHYKCNF, from the coding sequence ATGACGAAGAAAGCAAGAATTGTTATAATCGGAGCCGGAATGGCTGGTCTCACGGCGGCTAACAAGCTCTACACAAGCTCCAACGACATGTTCGAGCTCTCCGTCGTCGAAGGGGGTTCTAGAATCGGCGGTAGGATCAACACCTCCGAGTTCTCGTCAGAGAAGATTGAGATGGGTGCCACGTGGATCCACGGGATCGGTGGAAGCCCTGTTTATAGAATCGCCAAGGAGACTGGTTCTTTAGTCTCCGACGAGCCATGGGAGTGTATGGGTTCCAGCATTGATAAAGCTAAGACCTTTGCTGAAGGTGGGTTCGAGGTTGAGCCTCCGGTTGTTGAATCCGTCTCTGGGTTGTTCAATGCTCTCATGGAATTAGCTCAGGGGAAAGAGATCTCTCAATCCGACTCCGATTTGGCTCGTTTCTCTGGTATTTACGAAACTGCCACTAGGGTTTGTTCTTCTCCTACTAGTGTTGGGTCGTTTCTGAAATCTGGGTTTGATGCTTATTGGGATTCTTCAATCAGCAATGGAGGTGATGGGGTTAAAGGGTATTATGGGAAATGGAGTAGGAAGTCGCTTCAAGAAGCTATCTTTACGATGTTTAGCAACACGCAGAGGACTTACACATCAGCCGATGATCTCTCGACGCTCGATTTCGCGGCGGAGAGTGAGTACCAGATGTTTCCAGGGGAAGAGATCACCATAGCTAAAGGCTACCTCAGTGTTATTAAGCATTTGGCGTCTGTGCTTCCTCAAGGTGTTATCCAGTTGAATCGAAAGGTCAGAAAGATCGAGTGGCAGAGTAACGAAGATGGTCTTGTGAAGCTGCATTTCTCAGATGGGTCTGTTGTTTTTGCAGATCATGTTATTGTTACTGTCTCTTTAGGGGTGCTTAAAGCAGGGATTGAGAGTGATGCAGAGTTGTTTAGTCCTCCTTTGCCTGATTTCAAATCAGACGCTATTAAAAGGCTTGGTTATGGAGTTGTCAACAAGCTTTTCGTTGAGATGTCGCAGAGACACTTCCCGTCTCTGCAACTCGTGTTTGACCGCGAGGATTCCGAGTTTAGGTTCGTGAAGATACCGTGGTGGATGAGAAGAACAGCCACCATTAGCCCTATCCACCGCAATTCGAAGGTCTTGCTTTCTTGGTTTGCAGGCAAAGAAGCTCTAGAGCTTGAGAAACTAACGGATGAGGAGATCATAGAAGGTGTCACGACCACTATCTCTTGCTTGACAGGCAAGGAAGTTAAGAAAGACGCTGCAAAAACTTTGACCAATGGCTCTTTGAATGATGGTGGTGAAGTAATGAAGATCACAAAGGTCTTGAAGAGCAAATGGGGAAGTGATCCTCTGTTCCGGGGCTCTTATTCGTATGTGGCGGTCGGATCAAGTGGGGATGACCTAGACGCCATGGCCGAGCCATTGCCAAAGATTAACAAGAAGGTTGGTCAGGTCAATGGTCATGATCATCAAGCCAAGGTTCATGAGCTTCAACTCATGTTTGCAGGGGAAGCAACACATAGAACCCATTACTCCACAACTCATGGTGCCTACTATAGTGGTTTAAGGGAAGCCAATAGGCTTCTTAAGCATTACAAATGTAACTTTtga
- the LOC104721894 gene encoding transmembrane protein 258-like, which produces MAAKPIASPISVALYPTLSVFTLAIGLVITAIFFIYETTSSRKNRSLGKELATSAVASVFLGFGSLFLLLASGVYV; this is translated from the exons ATG GCGGCGAAACCGATTGCGAGTCCGATTTCGGTGGCGCTGTATCCGACTTTGTCGGTGTTCACTTTGGCGATTGGCCTCGTCATTACTGCTATCTTCTTCAT CTACGAAACTACCTCATCCAGGAAAAACCGAAGCCTCGGAAAGGAGCTCGCTACTTCTGCAGTTGCATCTGTCTTCTTG GGATTTGGATCGTTGTTTTTGCTACTTGCTAGTGGCGTTTATGTCTAA
- the LOC104721893 gene encoding cytokinin dehydrogenase 4-like, with protein MTTNLGLSIITLITLFISLTPTLTKSEEGIDVFLPITLNLTVLTDPFSISAASHDFGNITDESPGAVLCPSSPTEVARLLGFANGGFSYNGVSTIPEPTFKVAARGQGHSLRGQASAPGGIVVNMTCLAMAAKPAAVVISADGTYADVAAGTMWVDVLKAAVERGVSPVTWTDYLYLSVGGTLSNAGIGGQTFRHGPQISNVHELDVITGKGEMMSCSPKLNPELFYGVLGGLGQFGIITRARIALGHAPTRVKWSRILYSDFSAFKRDQERLISMTNDLGVDFLEGQLMMSNGIVDTSFFPLSDQTRVASLVNDHRIIYVLEVAKCYDSKTLPITDLVMDMLSRTLGFAPGFMFIQDVPYFDFLNRVRNEEEKLRSLGLWEVPHPWLNIFVPKSRILDFHDGVIHGLLLNQTATAGVTLFYPTNRNKWNNRMSTMSPDEDVFYVIGLLQSAGGSQNWQELENLNDKIIQFCENSGIKIKEYLMHYTRKEDWIKHFGPKWDDFLRRKIMFDPKRLLSPGQDIFN; from the exons ATGACTACGAATCTCGGTTTAAGCATCATCACCCTAATAACGCTTTTTATAAGTTTAACCCCAACCTTAACCAAGTCAGAGGAGGGCATTGATGTCTTCCTTCCCATAACACTCAACCTCACCGTCCTAACCGATCCCTTCTCCATCTCCGCTGCTTCTCATGATTTTGGTAACATAACCGACGAAAGTCCCGGCGCCGTCCTCTGCCCTTCCTCACCCACCGAGGTGGCCCGTCTCCTTGGTTTCGCCAACGGAGGATTCTCTTACAACGGGGTCTCAACCATCCCCGAACCTACTTTCAAAGTGGCTGCTCGGGGACAAGGCCACTCCCTTCGTGGCCAAGCCTCGGCACCTGGCGGCATCGTCGTCAACATGACGTGTCTCGCCATGGCGGCTAAACCAGCAGCGGTTGTCATCTCAGCAGACGGGACTTACGCTGACGTGGCTGCCGGGACGATGTGGGTGGATGTTCTGAAGGCGGCGGTGGAGAGAGGCGTCTCGCCGGTTACTTGGACGGATTATTTGTATCTCAGCGTTGGCGGGACGTTGTCCAACGCTGGTATAGGCGGTCAAACGTTTAGACACGGCCCTCAGATTAGTAACGTTCATGAGCTGGACGTCATTACCG GAAAAGGCGAAATGATGTCTTGCTCTCCAAAGTTAAACCCCGAATTGTTCTATGGAGTTTTAGGAGGTTTGGGTCAATTTGGTATTATAACGAGGGCCAGAATTGCGTTGGGTCATGCACCCACAAGG GTGAAATGGTCTCGCATACTCTACAGTGACTTCTCGGCTTTTAAAAGAGACCAAGAGCGTTTGATATCAATGACCAATGATCTTGGAGTTGACTTTTTGGAAGGTCAACTGATGATGTCCAACGGCATCGTAGACACCTCTTTTTTCCCACTCTCCGATCAAACAAGAGTTGCATCGCTTGTCAATGACCACCGTATCATCTATGTTCTCGAAGTAGCCAAGTGTTATGATAGCAAGACCCTTCCCATCACTGACCTG GTGATGGACATGTTATCTAGAACTCTAGGTTTTGCTCCCGGTTTCATGTTCATACAAGATGTTCCTTATTTCGATTTCTTGAACCGTGTCCGaaacgaagaagagaaactCAGATCTTTAGGGCTATGGGAAGTTCCTCATCCGTGGTTAAATATTTTTGTCCCGAAGTCTCGAATTCTAGATTTTCATGATGGTGTTATCCATGGCCTTCTTCTCAACCAAACCGCAACTGCTGGTGTTACTCTCTTCTATCCCACAAACCGAAACAA gtGGAACAACCGCATGTCAACGATGTCACCGGACGAAGACGTTTTTTATGTGATCGGATTACTGCAGTCAGCTGGTGGATCTCAAAATTGGCAAGAACTCGAAAATCTCAACGACAAGATAATTCAGTTTTGTGAAAACTCGGGAATTAAGATTAAAGAATATTTGATGCATTatacaagaaaagaagattggATTAAGCATTTTGGACCAAAGTGGGATGATTTCTTGAGGAGGAAAATTATGTTTGATCCCAAAAGACTATTGTCTCCGGGACAAGACATCTTTAATTAA
- the LOC104721889 gene encoding uncharacterized protein LOC104721889, translating into MALATSCHPECKRALNAQEDYDASQSAALVAANLISAARVILKLDTEYTSYSAQFLVDNACPKKEDGQSCELTVKDALAFALKEGLPKEVVWAHLGCMFKPPPSACRIPRVSMKEEVVEAKDLDGAFKLLVHQPVGAKLHVFSPQIDCVGEEVPLFACQIPRVPMKGEVIEATNWDEALELAMQQPVGARLHVFSPEFDRRFGEKGIYDGPSGKGTRYVGLRDVIVVEAARIKGKDVATVQICYKKKTSFVKVAVKSRSLRFNGGDKSQRTSLLVDFCMPRFSIN; encoded by the exons ATGGCCCTCGCTACCTCTTGTCATCCGGAGTGCAAACGAGCATTGAATGCGCAAGAAGATTATG ATGCGTCTCAGTCTGCTGCTTTGGTAGCAGCGAATCTGATAAGCGCTGCGCGGGTTATACTTAAGCTCGACACTGAGTATACTTCTTACTCAGCTCAGTTTTTGGTTGATAACGCTTGTCCAAAGAAGGAAGACGGGCAAAGCTGCGAGCTCACTGTTAAAGATGCCCTTGCTTTTGCTTTGAAAGAAGGGTTGCCGAAAGAAGTTGTTTGGGCACATTTGGGATGTATGTTCAAGCCTCCTCCATCTGCTTGTCGCATTCCTCGTGTTTCCATGaaagaagaagttgttgaaGCTAAGGATTTGGATGGAGCATTCAAGCTGTTGGTGCATCAACCCGTGGGAGCAAAACTGCATGTGTTCAGTCCACAGATTGATTGTGTTGGAGAGGAG GTTCCCCTATTTGCTTGTCAGATACCTCGCGTTCCCATGAAAGGAGAAGTGATTGAGGCTACAAATTGGGATGAAGCACTTGAGCTGGCTATGCAACAACCGGTGGGAGCAAGACTGCATGTCTTCAGTCCAGAGTTCGATCGTCGTTTTGGAGAGAAG GGAATTTACGATGGGCCGTCAGGTAAGGGAACTCGATATGTTGGGCTTAGAGATGTGATAGTTGTTGAAGCGGCGAGGATCAAGGGAAAGGATGTTGCGACTGTTCAAATATGCTACAAGAAGAAGACCTCATTTGTCAAAGTTGCTGTGAAAAGTAGGTCACTCCG
- the LOC104721892 gene encoding CRM-domain containing factor CFM3A, chloroplastic/mitochondrial-like, whose protein sequence is MALCQFPLNLHTVSSSTSSSPQFRRLQPLDASVNSKFLIRRLRFRSFNHTVRFNTRESSGVIRATIDVDTHQRKKTKRKPKPGFFEEISDKWSSRISPKTEKLPWQKREEQTQHHEEQEEEEEDDESSSNLFSGYGLSGKRTDSNRLYSASEPSSFPRPSEYMSPPWVNNNGGSKGASFTTSSEQGSQSSSFDDVFTVDRYRRGNDCRNRTVESDLDNGERGLIDSGKDKGIWRARKSNTVEAERIVPEHELRRLRTIALRMVERVKVGSAGITQALVEAIHDKWEVDEVVKLKFSEPFSLNMKRAHEVLEKKTGGLVIWRSGSSVVLYRGISYKLKCVQSFIKQNNVDTSPEIRQSVEARSYIPEDANYPKNVPKEQLSELCELNDLLDELGPRFHDWTGCDPLPVDADLLPPYVEGYRCPFRILPQGVKPCLSNTEMTEMRRLARTSPPHFALGRSRELQGLAKAMVKLWARSTIAKIAIKRGVENTRNERMAEELKRLTRGVLVSRNKEYIVFYRGNDFMPPAVAEALTERQKEITEVLQTKEDQAREMASTRVTLTSQGKLSKTKLLAGTLAETIAASSRWAPDASSVDIEELKRESVSIKRSALIRDLELRLLYGKQKLRRAERALAKVQMDLDPSDLPTDSEIITEEERLLYRKIGLSMDPFLLLGRREVYAGTIENMHLHWKHRELVKVIVRGKSLPQVKHIAISLEAESGGVLVSVDKTMKGYAIILYRGKNYQMPFRLRPSNLLTRKKAFARSIELQRREALKYHVADLEERIELLKTGQDEDMETRKKSDGEEDENLYLRVDESDFSSNEDESLEWDSEKNETFLSSEEAEEET, encoded by the exons ATGGCGCTGTGTCAATTCCCACTGAATCTTCACACTGTTTCCTCATCCACATCTTCGTCTCCTCAATTCCGTCGTCTTCAACCTCTAGACGCCTCtgtaaattctaaatttttaattcgTAGACTCAGATTTCGTAGCTTCAATCACACAGTTCGGTTTAACACCCGAGAATCGAGTGGTGTCATCAGAGCCACCATTGATGTAGACACTcaccagaggaagaagacgaagagaaaaCCTAAACCGGGTTTTTTCGAAGAAATTAGCGATAAATGGTCTTCACGAATCAGCCCTAAAACCGAGAAATTGCCATGGCAGAAGCGAGAAGAGCAAACTCAACAccatgaagaacaagaagaagaagaagaagatgacgaatcAAGTTCGAATCTTTTTTCTGGGTATGGTTTATCTGGTAAGAGAACCGATTCCAATAGACTCTATTCAGCGAGTGAGCCGTCGAGTTTCCCAAGACCAAGCGAATACATGTCTCCTCCATGGGTTAACAACAATGGTGGGTCTAAAGGAGCTAGCTTTACGACTAGCTCTGAGCAAGGAAGTCAAAGTTCgagttttgatgatgtttttaCTGTAGATAGATATAGAAGGGGTAACGATTGTAGGAATAGAACTGTAGAATCAGATTTAGATAATGGTGAAAGAGGGTTGATAGATTCAGGGAAAGATAAGGGAATATGGAGAGCAAGGAAGAGTAATACGGTAGAAGCTGAGAGGATTGTACCAGAACATGAGCTGAGAAGGCTGAGGACTATAGCTTTGAGAATGGTTGAGAGAGTTAAAGTAGGTTCTGCAGGAATTACACAGGCGTTGGTTGAGGCTATTCATGACAAATGGGAGGTTGATGAAGTTGTGAAGTTGAAATTTAGTGAGCCTTTTTCTCTTAATATGAAGAGAGCTCATGAAGTTTTGGAG AAGAAAACTGGGGGATTAGTGATATGGAGGTCAGGAAGCTCGGTTGTGCTGTACCGAGGAATAAGTTACAAGCTCAAGTGTGTTCAATCATTTATCAAACAGAACAATGTCGATACAAGCCCTGAGATCCGTCAAAGTGTAGAGGCAAGGAGTTACATACCAGAGGATGCGAATTACCCGAAGAATGTACCTAAAGAACAGTTATCCGAGCTGTGTGAATTGAATGATTTGTTGGACGAGCTTGGTCCAAGGTTTCATGATTGGACAGGGTGTGATCCGTTACCTGTTGATGCAGACTTGCTTCCTCCATACGTTGAAGGATATAGGTGTCCGTTTAGGATTCTTCCCCAAGGAGTAAAACCTTGTTTGTCTAACACGGAAATGACAGAAATGCGTCGACTCGCTAGAACAAGCCCTCCACATTTTGCTCTTG GGAGGAGCAGAGAGTTACAAGGTCTGGCTAAGGCAATGGTAAAGCTATGGGCAAGAAGCACCATCGCAAAAATAGCAATCAAACGCGGTGTGGAAAACACACGGAATGAGAGAATGGCGGAAGAACTTAAG AGACTTACCCGTGGTGTACTTGtttcaagaaacaaagagtATATTGTCTTCTACAGAGGCAATGACTTCATGCCCCCTGCAGTTGCAGAGGCATTGACCGAGAGGCAAAAGGAGATAACGGAAGTTCTTCAAACCAAGGAGGATCAAGCCCGGGAAATGGCTTCAACTAGAGTCACACTCACATCACAAGGCAAATTGTCTAAAACCAAATTACTCGCTGGAACGCTTGCTGAGACTATAGCTGCAAGTTCTCGGTGGGCACCAGATGCAAGCAGCGTTGATATTGAGGAGTTAAAGAGAGAATCAGTTTCCATCAAAAGATCTGCATTGATTAGAGATCTCGAGCTAAGGCTTCTTTAT GGAAAGCAAAAGTTGAGAAGAGCTGAGAGAGCTTTAGCTAAAGTGCAGATGGATCTTGACCCATCGGATCTCCCAACTGATTCAGAAATAatcacagaagaagagagacttcTTTACCGCAAAATTGGTTTGAGTATGGATCCGTTTCTTCTCTTAG gaagaagagaagtgtaTGCTGGTACCATAGAGAACATGCATCTACACTGGAAACATAGGGAGCTTGTAAAAGTGATAGTTAGAGGCAAATCTCTTCCGCAAGTCAAACATATCGCTATCTCTTTGGAGGCTGAGAGTGGAGGAGTATTGGTATCCGTTGATAAAACCATGAAAGGCTATGCGATCATACTGTATCGCGGAAAGAATTATCAGATGCCATTTCGGCTTAGGCCTTCAAACTTATTGACGAGGAAAAAGGCTTTTGCTCGATCCATTGAGCTTCAAAGAAGAGAA GCACTGAAGTATCATGTTGCAGACCTAGAGGAACGGATTGAGCTGTTGAAGACCGGACAG GACGAGGATATGGAAACTCGCAAGAAAAGTGATGGAGAAGAGGATGAGAACTTGTATTTGAGAGTCGACGAATCTGATTTTTCTTCTAACGAG GATGAATCTCTAGAATGGGATTCagaaaagaatgaaactttCTTATCCTCggaggaagcagaagaagaaacatga
- the LOC104721895 gene encoding LOW QUALITY PROTEIN: WD-40 repeat-containing protein MSI5-like (The sequence of the model RefSeq protein was modified relative to this genomic sequence to represent the inferred CDS: inserted 1 base in 1 codon) — protein MESEEAAATIQATRPRRRVSRAPVTAIVPKTRVRKPKKNGESSQSPFSQQQSHKATVEDKFSQWKALVPILYDSFANHALVWPSLSCRWGPELEQAASKTQRLYLSEQTNGSVPNTLVIANCEAVNRQLNGAAHSSLVKKYKTIIHPGEVNRIRELPQNNKIVATHTDSPNVLIWDTETQPDRYAVPGAPNSCPDLLLTGHQDNAEFALAMCSTEPFVLSGGKDKSVVLWNIQDHIRMAGMDSKSPGSSFKQTGEGGDKTGCPSVGPRGVYHGHEDTVEDVAFCPSSAQEFCSVGDDSCLMLWDAXTGTSPAMKVEKAHDADLHCVDWNPHDNNLILTGSADNTVRVFDRRNLTSNGVGSPVYTFEGHKAAVLCVQWSPDKSSVFGSSAEDGLLNLWDYDRVGKKSERAPKSPDGLFFQHAGHRDKVVEFHWNVVDPWTIVSVSDNCESSGGGGTLQIWRLSDLIYRAEEEVLTELEKFKSHVFTCTSKP, from the exons ATGGAGAGCGAAGAAGCTGCTGCGACTATTCAAGCCACCAGGCCGAGAAGAAGAGTATCCAGGGCTCCGGTGACGGCCATTGTGCCGAAGACGAGAGTTCGTAAACCCAAGAAAAATGGAGAGTCTTCTCAGTCACCGTTTTCTCAACAGCAGAGTCACAAGGCCACTGTTGAGGATAAGTTTTCTCAGTGGAAGGCTCTTGTTCCCATTCTCTATGATTCGTTTGCCAACCATGCCCTCGTCTGGCCCTCTCTCTCTTGCAG ATGGGGACCAGAGCTTGAGCAAGCAGCTTCGAAGACTCAACGTCTCTATCTCTCGGAACAA ACTAACGGCAGTGTGCCTAATACTTTGGTCATAGCCAATTGCGAAGCTGTTAATAGGCAG CTTAATGGAGCGGCTCActcttcattggtgaagaagtaCAAGACCATCATCCACCCTGGAGAG GTTAACAGAATCAGGGAACTCCCGCAAAATAACAAGATTGTAGCTACTCACACCGACAGTCCTAAT GTTCTCATTTGGGACACTGAGACTCAACCAGACCGGTATGCTGTGCCTGGAGCTCCAAATTCTTGTCCGGATTTG ttaCTAACTGGGCATCAGGATAATGCTGAATTTGCTCTTGCAATGTGCTCAACAGAACCTTTTGTTCTCTCTGGAG GCAAGGACAAGTCCGTTGTTTTGTGGAATATCCAAGATCATATCAGAATGGCTGGTATGGATTCCAAATCGCCTGGATCAAGCTTCAAACAGACTGGTGAAGGTGGTGATAAAACTGGTTGTCCTTCTGTTGGCCCTCGAGGCGTATATCATGGTCACGAGGATACAGTTGAAGATGTGGCATTCTGTCCATCTAG TGCACAGGAATTCTGCAGTGTTGGTGATGATTCTTGCCTAATGCTATGGGACG AAACTGGCACTAGTCCCGCCATGAAG GTTGAGAAGGCACATGATGCTGATCTTCATTGCGTCGATTGGAATCCTCATGACAACAATTTGATCCTGACAGG GTCAGCAGATAACACTGTCCGTGTGTTTGACCGCCGAAACCTGACCTCAAATGGAGTTGGTTCACCTGTCTACACATTTGAAGGCCACAAAGCTGCTGTTCTTTGCGTTCAG TGGTCTCCTGATAAATCATCTGTGTTTGGGAGTTCCGCAGAAGATGGTCTCTTGAACCTTTGGGATTATGATAGG GTTGGTAAGAAGTCCGAGCGTGCACCCAAAAGTCCTGATGGGCTTTTCTTCCAGCATGCTGGTCACAG GGACAAAGTGGTCGAATTCCACTGGAACGTAGTGGACCCTTGGACTATTGTCAGTGTTTCTGATAACTGTGAAAGTAGCGGTGGAGGTGGAACATTGCAG ATATGGCGGTTGAGCGACTTGATTTACAGAGCGGAAGAGGAAGTCTTAACAGAGCTAGAAAAGTTCAAGTCACATGTTTTCACATGTACCTCCAAGCCTTGA